A portion of the Natrinema salaciae genome contains these proteins:
- the ilvA gene encoding threonine ammonia-lyase, giving the protein MLELDDILEARERVRETSRHTPLEHSHTYSAMTGADIRLKLENFQRTGAFKIRGATNRIATLSAAQKDAGVVTASAGNHAQGVALAATRSGVDSKIVMPEHAPISKVKATKSYGAEVVLSGRDYNEAAERAHEIEREEDRTYVHAFDDEYIMAGQGTIGLEILEDCPDVDTVVVPIGGGGLISGIATAIKEQKPDTRVIGVQAEGASSAAASLEKGERVSLDGVDTIADGIATRSVGERTFPYIQEYVDEVVTVSDPEIAVALVYLLERSKTLVEGAGAVPLAAVLFERFDYDADEVIVPALCGGNIDLNTLTNVIVRGLVETGRYLKIRTVLKDRPGALEDLLDIFTAHRANIYAIHHDRTSREVEMSDTEVEIELEMRGPDHVDAFLSDLRDAGYEVDVLA; this is encoded by the coding sequence ATGCTGGAACTCGACGATATTCTCGAGGCGCGCGAGCGAGTCCGTGAGACCTCTCGACACACGCCGCTCGAGCACTCGCACACGTACTCCGCGATGACCGGCGCCGACATCCGCCTGAAACTGGAGAACTTCCAGCGGACGGGCGCGTTCAAGATCCGCGGGGCGACCAACCGAATCGCGACGCTCTCGGCGGCCCAGAAGGACGCGGGCGTCGTCACCGCGAGTGCGGGCAACCACGCGCAGGGGGTCGCGCTCGCAGCCACGCGGTCGGGCGTCGACTCGAAGATCGTCATGCCCGAGCACGCGCCGATCTCGAAGGTCAAGGCGACCAAGAGCTACGGCGCGGAGGTCGTCCTCTCGGGACGGGACTACAACGAGGCCGCCGAGCGTGCCCACGAGATCGAGCGCGAGGAGGACCGCACCTACGTCCACGCCTTCGACGACGAGTACATCATGGCCGGGCAGGGGACCATCGGCCTCGAGATCCTCGAGGACTGCCCCGACGTCGACACGGTAGTCGTCCCCATCGGCGGCGGGGGACTCATCAGCGGCATCGCGACCGCCATCAAGGAACAGAAGCCCGACACGCGCGTGATCGGCGTCCAAGCCGAGGGGGCCTCGAGCGCCGCGGCGTCCCTCGAAAAGGGTGAGCGCGTCTCCCTCGACGGCGTCGACACCATCGCGGACGGCATCGCGACCCGCAGCGTCGGCGAGCGGACCTTCCCGTACATTCAGGAGTACGTCGACGAGGTCGTCACCGTCTCGGACCCGGAGATCGCCGTCGCGCTGGTCTACCTGCTCGAGCGCTCGAAGACGCTCGTCGAAGGCGCGGGCGCGGTCCCGCTCGCGGCGGTGCTCTTCGAGCGATTCGACTACGACGCGGACGAGGTGATCGTCCCCGCGCTCTGCGGCGGCAACATCGATCTCAACACGCTGACCAACGTCATCGTCCGCGGCCTCGTCGAGACCGGCCGCTACCTGAAGATCAGGACCGTCCTGAAAGACCGACCCGGCGCGCTCGAGGACCTCCTGGACATCTTCACCGCCCACCGGGCGAACATCTACGCCATCCACCACGACCGGACCTCCCGCGAGGTCGAGATGAGCGACACCGAAGTCGAGATCGAACTCGAGATGCGCGGCCCCGACCACGTCGACGCTTTCCTCTCGGACCTCCGCGACGCGGGCTACGAGGTCGACGTGCTCGCCTGA
- a CDS encoding gamma-glutamylcyclotransferase family protein, with translation MRVFGYGTLTDPERVATVLEMDTSSAADAFVARATLEGLHRVDGSYPTLAPGGSVEGTLLAVDDAGLERLDRYEGVDDGLYVRVAVPVATPASSAAARCWVYVGDPNRLDADATWPGNGSFRDRVRTFILSGDIVVETHE, from the coding sequence GTGCGCGTCTTCGGTTACGGAACGTTGACCGACCCGGAGCGAGTCGCGACCGTCCTCGAGATGGACACCTCGAGCGCAGCGGACGCGTTCGTGGCCCGCGCGACGCTCGAGGGGTTGCACCGCGTCGATGGCAGCTATCCGACGCTCGCGCCCGGCGGCAGCGTCGAGGGAACGCTACTCGCGGTCGACGACGCGGGACTCGAACGTCTCGACCGGTACGAGGGGGTCGACGACGGACTGTACGTTCGCGTCGCGGTCCCGGTCGCGACCCCCGCGAGCAGCGCCGCCGCCCGATGCTGGGTGTACGTCGGGGACCCGAACCGACTCGACGCCGACGCGACCTGGCCCGGGAACGGCTCGTTTCGTGACCGCGTTCGAACGTTCATTTTATCCGGCGATATCGTGGTAGAGACCCACGAATGA